The DNA region GGAGTATCTTCCGACAACACCGGGCATTTCACCTGACAAATAATAGCACCTTCATCATAATGTTCATTTGTATAATGTATAGTGATACCACTTTCCTTCTCGCCCGCAGCAATCACAGCTCCGTGCACGCGATCACCATACATACCCTTTCCACCGAACTTCGGCAACAACGAAGGATGTATATTTATCATTTTATTAGGATAAGCATGCAAAATAAGATCCGGTACGCGCGCCAGAAAACCGGCCAGCACTACAAAATCAATATCATACTCCCGCAACACCGATAAAATCGCCTCTCCATTCTCCCAGTCACTCTTCGGAAAATAAAAGCATGGCACTTCCAGCCCACGAGAACGCTCTAAAACGAACGCATTCTGACGATTAGTTAAAACCAAGGCCACACAAGCCGAACTTTTTTCCCGGAAATAACAGATGATATTTTCGGCATTCGTGCCGCTTCCCGATGCTAAAACTGCGATATTTTTCCTCATATTCCTTCTTTTTAGTGCACAAAACCGTGAAAAATGTGCAAAACATTGCATTTAATTCGTCAAATATTTGCGAGTGACGATAAATCTTTATTCCTTTGCCCCGCAAAATTAAAGAAATAAAACTAATTATTAATTAAAAACTTAAAGTTATGTCTGAAATTGCATCAAGAGTGAAAGCGATTATCGTCGACAAATTAGGCGTTGAAGAATCAGAAGTTACTAACGAAGCTAGCTTCACTAACGATTTAGGAGCTGATTCTCTTGACACTGTAGAACTTATCATGGAATTCGAAAAGGAATTCGGTATCTCTATTCCGGATGACCAAGCTGAAAAAATTGGTACTGTAGGCGACGCCGTTTCTTACATCGAAGAACACGCTAAGTAATCCTATCCATCAACTTAATATGGAATTAAAAAGAGTTGTAGTAACAGGTCTCGGCGCCATTACTCCGATTGGCAACAATGTTTCCGACTTTTGGGAAAATCTTGTGAATGGGGTTAGTGGAGCAGGACCTATTACTCATTTCGATGCTTCCCTTTTCAAGACTCAATTTGCCTGCGAAGTGAAAGACTTCGAAGTTACCAAATATATCGACCGCAAAGAAGCCCGCAAGATGGACTTATATACACAATATGCCATCACCGTCGCAAAAGAAGCGGTTGAAGATTCCGGTCTTGACATCGAAAATGAGGATTTAAACAGAATCGGTGTCATCTTTGGCGCCGGTATCGGTGGTATCCGTACATTCGAGGAAGAGGTAAGTAACTATGCCTTGACCGGTAAAGAAAACGGTCCTAAGTTCAATCCGTTCTTCATCCCCAAGATGATTTCGGATATTGCTGCCGGACAAATTTCTATAATGTATGGTTTCCACGGTCCTAACTACGCTACATGTTCTGCATGCGCTACTTCCACAAACGCTATCGCTGATGCTTTCAACCTGATTCGTTTGGGCAAAGCTAATGTTATCGTAAGTGGTGGTTCGGAAGCTGCAATCACCGTTGGCGGTGTAGGCGGTTTCAACGCCATG from Bacteroides sp. MSB163 includes:
- a CDS encoding acyl carrier protein, which translates into the protein MSEIASRVKAIIVDKLGVEESEVTNEASFTNDLGADSLDTVELIMEFEKEFGISIPDDQAEKIGTVGDAVSYIEEHAK
- the purN gene encoding phosphoribosylglycinamide formyltransferase, which codes for MRKNIAVLASGSGTNAENIICYFREKSSACVALVLTNRQNAFVLERSRGLEVPCFYFPKSDWENGEAILSVLREYDIDFVVLAGFLARVPDLILHAYPNKMINIHPSLLPKFGGKGMYGDRVHGAVIAAGEKESGITIHYTNEHYDEGAIICQVKCPVLSEDTPDDLAQRIHALEYGTYPKVIEKLLESEG